The Chloroflexus aggregans DSM 9485 genome segment TTGCTGCCATCGACGCCATGAGTTGCTGGGGTAAGCGCCTGCAACGCCGCTCGCACATTGAGCATGTTCTGGCGAGTGTGTAGGTTCATCAGATCAAAGCGGAAGCCATCGATCTTATACGCGGTAGCGAAGCGCACGACCGTATCGATCATGAGCTTCTCCATCATCGCGTACTCGGTGGCGGTGTCGGCGCAGCACGACGATTGGGCCAGATTGCCGTTGGTGTCGTAGCGGTAGTAGTAGCCGGGAACAATCTTGTCAAGCACCGATTTGTCGTCTTGTCCGCTGGCTGCGGTGTGGTTATAGACCACATCCATCACCACGCGCAACCCATTCTGGTTGAGTGCCTGCACCATCTCGCGGAACTCAAGGATGCGCGCGACGCCATCGGGGTTGGTGCTGTACGAACCTTCCGGCACGCCGTAATGATAAGGATCATACCCCCAGTTGAAGCTGTCGGTCTGGCGGGCCGCACCGACTCCCGCTTGCGGGCCAGTGGCGGCCCGGTCGGTGGCGGGGTTGAACGAGATGGTCGGTTCCGTGCGATCGGCTGGGTTCTCGATCACCGAGGCGATGTCAAAGGCCGGCAAGAGGTGGATATGGGTGAGACCAGCTTGCCGCAATTGCAGCAGGTGGTTCATCCCATCAGAAAGCGTTGTGTTCGGGTGCGGGCCGCTTCCATCGTAAGTAAAGGCGCGGTAGGTTCCGCGATCGGTTGCTGCGACGGTGCTATCGTTGGCGCTGAAGTCGCGGATATGCACCTCGTAGATCACAATGTCTTCGGGGTTCGTCAGCGCCGGCTTGCTCAGCGTATCCCACCCTGCCGGCTTCAGATCGGTATCGTCCAGATTGACGAACTGGCTGCGCACATCACCGGCGGCGGCGCCGTCTTGCGACAGGCTTACCGCATAAGGGTCGGTGACAAGGTTAGTGACGACTGCATCGAGCGCCGGCACATACACCTCAACCGCAAACAGATAAAATTGGCGATCCCACGATGCATCACCGGTGACGCTCCACACGCCGCTCGTTGGTTCAAACGTCATTGGGTGAGCCGTGTAGGCAGTCGTGGTGGAGTTAGCAAAACGGCGCAACGTCACCGATTGCGCCGTCGGTGCCCACAACCGCACCGTAGGCGCGCCGCCGCTATAGCTGACGCCGAGGGTTTGCGTGGTCGCATTCGCCGCATACAGATCATCAAGCACACCCTGAATCTGGACGCGAGTAGCATCGACGCGGTTGCCACTACCATCATACGCTGCAACGACCACTTGGCCGCGCAGTAGGTGAGCGGCGTTAGCTGCACTCAAGCCGGTAAGCAGTCGGGTGAGACCGGTCGCGTTCGGATTCTTGACAAAGCCGCTTACCGTACCGCTGATGGTCAACGGCACATAACACGGCGCTGCTGGGCTGGGGAAGGTACAAGCCGTCGCTTCGGCAGCGGTGGTCAAGCCGCCGTCGGGATCGTAGAGTAAGCGGAAGCTCGCCGCCGGGCCGCCATTCCATGCGATGGTGCTCAGATCAAGCCACAGCGCGCGGGCTTGGGCAGGTGTAATCGCACTCGTGCCGCTGCTGACGGTATAGCTATAGTTGCTGCCACCATTCGTGTCGGCGTTGATCGTCATCAAATCGGCGTCAGCGCCGGCAATCGCGCTCACATCACCCGAACTAAAGACGTAATAGCTGACCGTTGTGCCGGCGGTTTGCGAGGGGATGGTCGCACTGAACGAGGTACCACTGCCGGTCATCTTCACCACCGTGGAGGCTGCCCAATTCCCGTTGACGGCATAGCGCAGCCAGAGTGCCTGCTCTGCTGGTGGGGTGACGTTCGTGGTAGCAGTGACCGTCACTGCTTGCCCGGCGGTCGGAGCAGCCGGGCTACGACTCACACCGCTGATCGTGGCCGGGGCCGCGCTGAACCGGAACACTACACCCCTTGTGCCGCCATCCCACTTAAAGGCGTAATAGCTGCCGCTAATATGGTTAAAGGACAGGTTCGGCTCACTGCCGGAGGAGCTTAGGTCGGTAAAGATTTGACCAAAGGTGATGGTAGTAGCCGGATTCCTACCAAACCATTGGTTTGTATCTTTGTAGAACTTGAACTCACTTGTCGGGTCGTCTGTTGCGTTAATCTGACCACTCACGTACACAAATGTACCGCCGAGACTCGCCGACATATTCCACGGCGAACTTGCCCAATTGGTCAATTCGCCGCGCACCTGTTCACCGGCAGCAGCTACCGGTCGCGGTACTGCGAGCATGATGAAACCAAAGACCGTCGCAAGGGTGAGGAGTAAGCGTAAGCCACGGTGATGCACAGCACGACCTCGTTTCTAACGTGATAGAGCTTCTTGCCTTCGTTGGCATGGTTACCGATATGGGGATGGCAGGAGCAGTATATCACAATACTGTTCTTTATGCAACTGTATTGTTAACAACAAAGGTGCCACCGTCTTGGTCTTTTGGCCGGCTCGTCTTTGGGATAATCACTGCAACCCCAAACACCTGATAGAGCGCTGCGCGTGCGGGACGGTTTTGTCCGGCACGGTCTGCCCCTCCCCTATCAGTTGGTCTTCACCATCCCGTTCAATCCGGCCTGCGGACGGCAACACGACTACGTACACGGCAGTATTGTTGCTAGTATACTCGATAGTACCTGTAGGTATGCGGTGCTCACGCGAATGCCCGCCGGTTGCGAAGTCGCGACTGTTGAGTTCAAGGTCGTCGTTGGTCTGGCGCGGGGGAGTCGTTTGTGGCAACGGGGGGAGTTATGCGTTCTGGACGCACGTTTACCGTCTACACCGGTGAGGTGGTCACAACTGACGGTAACGGCCTTGCCGGTGCATTCTTGTAATTGTTGGCGAGAGGTAAACCAGAGCGCACCCCGGTGTGCTTGCTATGGGGTGAATGAGGACGGAGGTTACGCTTCAATGCGATGAACGGTATCAACAGTGGACTGCGGTAGCGACAACGGGCGATAACGTAATCGGTTGTGGCAAAGTTTCGCTTGTACTGCATCACTCCATCGATGCCAGCACTCGTGTTGAGGTCATAATAGCGGAAGCCACGTGCTGCGGCGTCACGCGCAATCTCGACATCGAGCACGACCATCGCCCGCCGCTTGAGCGCCTCACGGGTTACGGTGCCGTGCCACGCAGTGACGTGCTAGTTCCAGTAGAAGGCTAAAGTTCCTCCGACCACGGCGCCATCGAGTTCGACGACCCAGAGTGCTATCTCGTTTGGGTATTGGCGTTCAAATGCAAACAACCCGCTTAAGAACTCCCACGAATAGCCATACGTATGGTCGTACCCCCACCGTTGCACGGCATCACGGTAGGCACGATAATAGGCTTCGTAATCGGCAGGTGATGTCGCGCGGCGGATGCGTACCCCTTCGCGTACACCTCGTCGGTAGTTGGTACGAGCGCTTTTATCAAAGTGGCTAAAGATCGTATCAAAATCACTGTCCAAATGGAGGACGTGGGCTATTTCATCACCAAACCGGTAGGTGGTGTCGATGGTCTCTGGCGGGGCAATCGGATTGGCAAGATAGTAAAAATTGCTAATGTTCCAGCGGTAAACCTGCCGATACAGACGTTCGGCATCACGTGCATCAACCGGACCATCGGCGATGATACCGCCGTAACAACCTTCAAAGGTTGACATCAGGGCAGCAAAGGGGCCATAGCGCCGAATTTCGAGTAACGGCAATACTGCGCGCGTACCGTTGGCAAAGATGGCGGCGATGGTACGATCACGTACCGTTTGATTAAGTCGGCAAGCAATCTCTGCCCAGCGTGGGGTATGAAAGAAGGTTGCATACGGGCAAGCGCGGGCTATTTCCCACCAGAGTTGTTGATCGACCGGTTGGATGATGCGCACTTTGCGTTCCCTCGATGATAAAGCAGGTAGTTTATCCGTTTCGTATTGGTTGTAACATACGGTGCTTGCTCATGCGCAGGGAAATATTCCCTTGTTCTGATGACAGTGTTGTTATGGTGCGAAAATATCAAACGGCTCTTCCACACTTTGAGGAAGAACCGTTGAGTAATCGATGGCTCAGGCAGATGATTACTAAATTGTATCGTTTACATACCCCTGCAATTGTGGATAGAGCGACGGATCACGTAGTTTACGCAGCGCCTCGTACTCTAACTGGCGCACCCGTTCGCGGGTGAGGCGCAGGCGCTGGCCGATCTGTTCGAGGGTGTGCATTGGCTCGCCGTCGAGGCCGTAGCGCAGGCGCAAGATGTTGCGTTCGCGCGGCGAGAGCTGGCTAAGGGCAGCTTGTACATCGGCCTGTAACATACCCTCGCTGACTTCATCGAACGGCGTTGGTTGCAGAGGGTCGGTGAGTATCTCGGACAACGCGCCGCCGCCATCTTCGGTGTGCGCTTCATCCAGAGAGGTCGGTGCCAGTCCGGCTTGTTCGGCCCGCTCGACTTGCTCGACGCTCAGGCCGGCGGCGTTCGCTAACTCTTCCAGCGTCGGTTCGCGGTCGAGTTGTTGGGCCAGCTCTTGGCGTAGGCGCGCAAGCCGGCTGAGTCGTTCGCCTAAATGTACCGGCAAACGCACGGTACGGCTATGGTCGGCAATCGCTCGTCCAATACTCTGCCGGATCCAATAGGTCGCGTAGGTCGAAAATTTCAGGCCACGACCAGCGTCAAATTTATCAACTGCGCGCATCAGGCCGATACTCCCCTCTTGGATCAGATCAAGCAGGGTGAGACCGTGGCCTTGATAGCGGCGAGCAATACTCACGACCAAGCGCAAGTTTGAATTGATCAATTGTGCGCGCGCTTGCTCACCGGCAGCAACTTGTGCAGCGAGCCGCTTCTTTTCGGTGCTGTGCAACGACGGCTCATTGGTCAAGCGTTCGGCGGCACGTCGCCCTTGGGCAATCGTCTGGGCTAATTGCTGCTCTTGCTCGAAGGTTAGTAACGGCTCTGCACCGATTTCATTCAGATAGAGCACAATCGTATCAGATGCGCTACGACCAATAGTGGTGGGGTTACTCATTCTACCTCCTTGAGTACCGATGAATGCTCCGGTACCTGCAATGTGAACCGCCGAGGTTATAACGTTTGCTCTGGCCTCTGCGGTTCCCGACGGCAGTAGGACGCAGCCGCGGAGGATGTGGTTTGCGAGTAGCGGAATCGTATGATCAAATACACTACCCGCCGAAACATAGTATCGGCGGGTAGCTTAAAGGGAAGGTTAAAGAAAGATGAGAAGAGGATGAGGATTTTACCGCTCGCTCATGGCAAGTTCGCGACGCTTCTTCTCACGGCGACGGTCGTCGGCACTGAGCAACTTCTTACGAATACGCCAGCCTTTGGGTGTCACCTCAACCAGCTCGTCGTCGCCGATATACTCAATCGCGTCGTCAAGCGAGAGCTGGCGCGGTGCGTCGAGCCGTATCGTTTCGGCGCCGCGATTGTTGCGCATATTGGTGAGATGCTTCTCTTTGCAGACGTTCACCTCAAGGTCGTTGTCGCGGATGTGCTGGCCGACCACCATGCCTTCGTAGACCTCTTGGCCGGGAGTGATAAAGAAGACGCCGCGGTCTTGCAAGGCGTGAATGGCATAGGTGGTGGCGACGCCGCCTTCGGCAGCGATCAGGCTGCCGTTAGCCCGCACCTCGATCTCGCCCGCGTATGGCTCGTAGCCGAAGAAGATGCTGTTCATAATCCCGGTGCCGCGGGTGGCGGTGAGGAAGAGCTGACGGAAGCCAAGCAGGCCGCGCGTCGGCACGAGATAGACATAATGCACTGAGCCATCTTCGCTGATGCGCATATCGCGCATCTGCCCCTGCCGCTTGCCCATCAACTCGACCACAACGCCCTGATACTCGCTCGCCACTTCAATCTCGACCAGCTCCATCGGTTCGAGGCGGGTGCCATCGGGTGCTTCCCGGAAAATGACTTCCGGTTTCGAGACCTGAAACTCGTATCCCTCGCGGCGCATCGTCTCAATCAAGATACCGAGATGCAGCTCGCCTCTTCCGGCGACGACAAATACGTCAGGACTTTCGGTCTCTTCTACCCGCAGTGCTACATCGCGTTCCATCTCTTGGAATAGGCGTTCACGCAGCTTGCGCGAGGTGACGTAGGTGCCTTCGCGTCCGGCAAAGGGGCTGGTATTGACACCGAAGGTCATACGGACCGTTGGCTCTTCGACCTTGATCGGTGGGAGCGCTTCGGGGGCCTGGGCATCGGCGATAGTGTCGCCGATGGCGGCGTCAGGGATGCCGGCAATCGCGATAATATCGCCGGCCTGCGCCTGCTCGACCTCTTGCCGCTCTAGCCCGTTGTACACAAAAATCTGGCTGACTTTAGCCGGCGTGATCGCGCCGTCGCGCGCGATCCGTACCAACGGTTGACCTTTGCGGATGGTGCCGCGCACCAGCCGCCCAGTAAGAATCTTGCCTTTGTACTCGTCGTAGGTGCTGGTGGTGACGAGAAACTGTACCGGCCCCTCAACATCAACCGTCGGTGGTAGAATACGGTCGAGAATGCACTCGAAGAGCGGTTCGAGCGAATCGTGTAACTTAAGCGGTGAGCGCCCGGCGTGACCGAGGAGTGCGTTGGTATAGATGGTTGCGAACTCGGCCTGTTCATCGGTAGCGCCCAAATCAACAAACAGGTCAAACGTTTCGTTGACGACGTGGTTGGGGCGGGCTTGCGGACGGTCGATCTTGTTGACGACCACGATTGCCTGATGACCGGCTTGCAATGCTTTACGCAAAACGAATTTAGTTTGTGGCATCGGGCCATCGACGGCATCGACGAGCAACAAGACGCCATCTACCATGTTCATCACCCGTTCGACCTCACCACCGAAGTCGGCGTGACCGGGTGTATCCACGATATTAATCTTGACGCCGCGGTAGGTGACGGCGATATTTTTGGCGAGAATGGTAATGCCTCGCTCGCGTTCGAGGGCGTTGCTGTCGAGCACCCGCTCTTCCACTTGCTGATTTTGGCGGAAGATGCGGCTCTGCTTGAGCATGGCATCAACGAGTGTCGTCTTTCCGTGATCAACGTGAGCGATAATTGCGATATTTCGCAGATCGGTGCGCTGTATCATAGCTTGTTCCGTGATGTGGGCCGCCGAGCGGCGTGAAAAACGCTCAGGTCGAACCTGAGCGAAACGATGCTAGCTCTATTATAGCATGGTTGCAGGTTTGGAATGGCTCAGCAAATACTTGGTATAATACCGACATCAACGCTCTTTCAGCCTTAGAGGAGACGAGACCGTGACTACCGGCCGCCGTCGCGCTGTGTTATTCGCGACTTGTATTGTTGATCAGCTCTACCCAACTGTCGGTTTGGCTGCGGCCGAGCTGTTGGAACAACAAGGCGTGACCGTCGAGGTTCCGCCTGACCTGTTATGTTGTGGTCAAATGGCGTTTAATGCCGGCTTTCGTGATGACGCTTACACCGTGGCCGGTCGCACGCTTGAGGTGCTGCGCGGTAAAGGTGATGTGGTGCTGCCATCAGGTTCATGTGCAGCGATGATTCGTCATCTCTACCACGAGCTGTTTGCGCACACGCCATTTGCCGGGATGGCTGCAGACCTGGCCCATCGCACCTACGAACTCAGTGAGTACCTGGTTGATGTGTTGGGGGTCACCGATACCGGTGCGCGTTTCAACGGTCGCATTACCTACCACGATGCGTGCCATGGGTTGCGCTTCCTCGGTCTTGGTGCGCAGGCACGCACGTTGCTCGGTCATGTCCAAGGGGCTGAGGTGGTTCCTCTCCCCGGCTGTGACCAATGTTGTGGGTTTGGCGGTCTGTTTGCCGTTAAGCAGCATAGCATCTCGGCGGCAATGCTCGACCACAAGATCAAGGCGATTGCTGCTACCGACGCCGATCTGGTCGTGACCGGCGATGTATCGTGTATGACCCAAATTGCCGGTGGTTTATCGCGTCGCAACAGTCCAATCCGCGCTCGTCATCTGGCCGAAGTGTTGGCGAACATGGTGGATGCACGGTAAATCCGATTTCCGAGGGAACGCACCCGTAGGCCAAGCAGGTGAACGCCATAGGTGTCCAGCCGCACGGTGGTGCGGCTCCGGCCAAGCAGGTGAACGCCATAGGTGTCCAGCCGCACGGTGGTGCGGCTCCGGCCAAGCAGGTGAACGCCATAGGTGTCCAGCCGCACGGTGGTGTGGCTCCAAATCGGTCTATCGCCTGATATCAATCACAATCTGGATTGTTCTATCACCTAGAAATCACCACTATGCCGCAAACCATCACCTTTTACGACCGCGTTGATCACGCCCTGCACGATGATTCGTTGCAGACGGCGCTGCACCGGGCGACGACACGCTTTATCGGCAACCGGGCCGGCGCGATCGGCGCACTCTGTGATCCTGATCGGTTACGTGATCAGGCGCGCGCTATCCGAGCCTACGCGCTGGCCCATCTCGATGAGCTGTTGCCGCAGTTGGCTGCCAATGTCGAAGCGCGCGGTGGTCATGTGTGTTGGGCGAGTGATGGCGAAGAGGCCCGGCGCTACATTGTTGAACTGGCCCGCGCGCGTGGGGTACGCAGCATTGTGAAATCAAAATCGATGGCCTCCGAAGAGATTCATCTTAACAAGGCCCTCGAATATGCCGGTTTCGAGGTAGTCGAGACCGATCTTGGCGAGTACATTATTCAGCTTGCCGGCGAAACGCCATCGCACATCACTGCACCCGCCATCCACAAAACCCGCGAGCAGGTGAGTGAACTGTTTCAGCAGCACCTCGGTATGCCGCCGACCACCGAAGTGCCGTCGATGATCCGCACTGCCCGGCAGGCGCTGCGCCAACGCTTTTTGCAGGCCGATATGGGCATCAGCGGGGTCAATTTTGGCGTGGCCGACAGCGGTGCGATCGTGATAGTTGAGAATGAGGGCAATGCACGTCTCTCGACCACGGTACCACGTATTCATGTAGCGATTATGGGTATCGAGCGGATCGTCGCTCGGCTCGCCGATCTGGGTGTGATGCTGCAAGTGTTGGCTCGCTCGGCTACCGGCCAAAAGCTGAGTGTCTATACCAGCTTGATCAGTGGCCCGGCGCGCCCCGGAGAGGAGGATGGTCCCGAAGAGTTTCATCTTGTCTTACTCGACAACGGTCGGTCGCGGATTTTGGGTGGGCAGTACGCCGAGTCGCTGCTCTGCATTCGCTGCGGGGCTTGCCTTAACGCTTGCCCGGTCTATCAGGCAATTGGTGGTCATGCGTATGGTGGTGTCTATTCCGGCCCGATTGGTGCAATTCTGACTCCACTGTTGCAACCCGATTTACCCGATGCCTATCTATTGCCGCAGGCTAGCTCGTTGTGTGGGGCGTGTCAGGAAGTTTGTCCGGTGCGGATTGCCATTCCCGATATGTTACTCCGTCATCGTGCTGATGCTGTTAAAGCCGGTAAGGTCAATCCGGTTGAGAAGGCAGCGATTACCGGTTATACCATGACGATGACCCATCCGGCGATCTATGACACTGCCGGTAAGGTGGGTCGCTTCTTTAGCCGTATCTTGGCCCGTAAGGGACGTTTCCGTCGTTTGCCGCCGCCGCTCCATTTGTGGACGAAAGAGCGCGATTTTCCGGCGTTGCCGCCTAAGTCGTTCCGTGAGTTGTGGGCCGAGCGGAAGAAACAACGCCAATCATCATCGTAGGGTAGGGGCAGGTTTCACACCTGCCTCCAAACCGTATGTGAACCATGACCCTCCTATCGGATATGCGTATCACCATCCATGCCGAACGACCAGACACTGCCGAGGCGCTGGCATTGATCGAAGAACTGGAAGCCGAACTGGCCCCGCTCTACCCGCCGGAAAGCCAGCATGGCTATAGCGTCGAGAAGCTTATTGCGCAAGGAGTCGCCTTTTTCGTCGTGCGGGTGAACGGCGAGGCTGCCGGTTGCGGTGGTATCCAACTGTACCCTAACTATGGCGAACTGAAGCGGATGTATGTGCGGCCAGCGTTTCGCGGGATGGGGCTGGCCCAACGGCTGATCGATCACCTCGCCGCGTATGCGCT includes the following:
- a CDS encoding (Fe-S)-binding protein yields the protein MTTGRRRAVLFATCIVDQLYPTVGLAAAELLEQQGVTVEVPPDLLCCGQMAFNAGFRDDAYTVAGRTLEVLRGKGDVVLPSGSCAAMIRHLYHELFAHTPFAGMAADLAHRTYELSEYLVDVLGVTDTGARFNGRITYHDACHGLRFLGLGAQARTLLGHVQGAEVVPLPGCDQCCGFGGLFAVKQHSISAAMLDHKIKAIAATDADLVVTGDVSCMTQIAGGLSRRNSPIRARHLAEVLANMVDAR
- a CDS encoding GNAT family N-acetyltransferase translates to MTLLSDMRITIHAERPDTAEALALIEELEAELAPLYPPESQHGYSVEKLIAQGVAFFVVRVNGEAAGCGGIQLYPNYGELKRMYVRPAFRGMGLAQRLIDHLAAYALARGCRLLRLETGTLQHAAIRCYEKAGFYQIGPFGEYPNDPLSLFYERRL
- the typA gene encoding translational GTPase TypA — encoded protein: MIQRTDLRNIAIIAHVDHGKTTLVDAMLKQSRIFRQNQQVEERVLDSNALERERGITILAKNIAVTYRGVKINIVDTPGHADFGGEVERVMNMVDGVLLLVDAVDGPMPQTKFVLRKALQAGHQAIVVVNKIDRPQARPNHVVNETFDLFVDLGATDEQAEFATIYTNALLGHAGRSPLKLHDSLEPLFECILDRILPPTVDVEGPVQFLVTTSTYDEYKGKILTGRLVRGTIRKGQPLVRIARDGAITPAKVSQIFVYNGLERQEVEQAQAGDIIAIAGIPDAAIGDTIADAQAPEALPPIKVEEPTVRMTFGVNTSPFAGREGTYVTSRKLRERLFQEMERDVALRVEETESPDVFVVAGRGELHLGILIETMRREGYEFQVSKPEVIFREAPDGTRLEPMELVEIEVASEYQGVVVELMGKRQGQMRDMRISEDGSVHYVYLVPTRGLLGFRQLFLTATRGTGIMNSIFFGYEPYAGEIEVRANGSLIAAEGGVATTYAIHALQDRGVFFITPGQEVYEGMVVGQHIRDNDLEVNVCKEKHLTNMRNNRGAETIRLDAPRQLSLDDAIEYIGDDELVEVTPKGWRIRKKLLSADDRRREKKRRELAMSER
- a CDS encoding sigma-70 family RNA polymerase sigma factor produces the protein MSNPTTIGRSASDTIVLYLNEIGAEPLLTFEQEQQLAQTIAQGRRAAERLTNEPSLHSTEKKRLAAQVAAGEQARAQLINSNLRLVVSIARRYQGHGLTLLDLIQEGSIGLMRAVDKFDAGRGLKFSTYATYWIRQSIGRAIADHSRTVRLPVHLGERLSRLARLRQELAQQLDREPTLEELANAAGLSVEQVERAEQAGLAPTSLDEAHTEDGGGALSEILTDPLQPTPFDEVSEGMLQADVQAALSQLSPRERNILRLRYGLDGEPMHTLEQIGQRLRLTRERVRQLEYEALRKLRDPSLYPQLQGYVNDTI
- a CDS encoding LutB/LldF family L-lactate oxidation iron-sulfur protein; amino-acid sequence: MPQTITFYDRVDHALHDDSLQTALHRATTRFIGNRAGAIGALCDPDRLRDQARAIRAYALAHLDELLPQLAANVEARGGHVCWASDGEEARRYIVELARARGVRSIVKSKSMASEEIHLNKALEYAGFEVVETDLGEYIIQLAGETPSHITAPAIHKTREQVSELFQQHLGMPPTTEVPSMIRTARQALRQRFLQADMGISGVNFGVADSGAIVIVENEGNARLSTTVPRIHVAIMGIERIVARLADLGVMLQVLARSATGQKLSVYTSLISGPARPGEEDGPEEFHLVLLDNGRSRILGGQYAESLLCIRCGACLNACPVYQAIGGHAYGGVYSGPIGAILTPLLQPDLPDAYLLPQASSLCGACQEVCPVRIAIPDMLLRHRADAVKAGKVNPVEKAAITGYTMTMTHPAIYDTAGKVGRFFSRILARKGRFRRLPPPLHLWTKERDFPALPPKSFRELWAERKKQRQSSS